A genomic segment from Sorangium aterium encodes:
- a CDS encoding serine/threonine-protein kinase, whose protein sequence is MFCARCHREYDAGHRFCPYDGAELTEGRRVDLFRYKPTRLRGTRLGERYEVRGYLGKGAMARVYLAVEIETGQPVAIKVLEEFAARAERTRERFVREAQSAAMIGHPNIVRVLDAGARSEDGAPYLVMEYLFGESLGDWLRRERRMDADLAIPVLSQAASGLAAAHRAGIIHRDVKPDNIYLVGPQGDPYAVKVLDFGLAKIQAADLITATGTAVGTLEYMAPEQVVSDLPDARTDVYGLGVVMFRAFTGELPFPRSEQSELLARQLVTPPPRPSEKRRSLDPLLESVILKAIRKRPDNRYPSMEAFLEDLERLAGDRDGPLSADEPLREPSDVYVPQGSFARNAAIYFYRRLGMEAPRFD, encoded by the coding sequence ATGTTCTGCGCGCGCTGCCACCGGGAGTACGACGCGGGCCATCGGTTCTGCCCCTACGACGGCGCGGAGCTCACCGAGGGCCGGCGCGTCGACCTGTTCCGGTACAAGCCGACCCGGCTGCGCGGGACCCGCCTCGGGGAGCGCTACGAGGTGCGCGGCTACCTCGGCAAAGGGGCGATGGCGCGCGTCTACCTCGCGGTCGAGATCGAGACGGGCCAGCCGGTCGCGATCAAGGTCCTCGAGGAGTTCGCCGCCCGGGCGGAGCGGACGCGCGAGCGGTTCGTGCGCGAGGCGCAGAGCGCCGCGATGATCGGGCACCCGAACATCGTCCGGGTGCTCGACGCCGGCGCGCGCTCGGAAGACGGCGCCCCCTACCTCGTGATGGAGTACCTCTTCGGCGAGTCGCTCGGCGACTGGCTCCGGCGCGAGCGCCGCATGGACGCGGACCTCGCCATCCCGGTGCTCTCCCAGGCCGCGTCCGGGCTCGCCGCCGCGCACCGCGCCGGGATCATCCACCGCGACGTGAAGCCGGACAACATCTACCTCGTGGGCCCGCAGGGCGACCCGTACGCGGTCAAGGTGCTCGATTTCGGCCTCGCGAAGATCCAGGCCGCCGATCTCATCACGGCGACAGGCACCGCGGTGGGCACCCTCGAGTACATGGCGCCAGAGCAGGTCGTGAGCGACCTGCCCGACGCCCGCACCGACGTCTACGGGCTCGGCGTCGTCATGTTCCGGGCCTTCACCGGCGAGCTCCCGTTCCCGCGCTCGGAGCAGTCCGAGCTCCTCGCCCGGCAGCTCGTGACCCCGCCGCCCCGCCCCTCGGAGAAGCGCCGGAGCCTCGACCCGCTGCTCGAGTCCGTGATCCTGAAGGCGATCCGGAAGCGCCCGGACAACCGCTATCCCTCGATGGAAGCGTTCCTCGAGGATCTCGAGCGCCTGGCCGGCGATCGCGACGGGCCGCTCTCGGCCGACGAGCCGCTACGGGAGCCCAGCGACGTCTATGTCCCGCAGGGATCGTTTGCCAGGAACGCGGCGATCTACTTCTATAGGCGGCTCGGCATGGAAGCCCCACGCTTCGACTGA
- the thrC gene encoding threonine synthase, with translation MAYSAAFRCLTGCAGSYPLTQPLYRCPTCGGLLDVAHDIDALRDRSPATWMKLFDERYKRTVWPYGSGVWGKREWVAPQVPDEAIVSMDEGGSNLFWADRYGRTLGLDDVWVKLCGNSHTGSFKDLGMTVLVSVVNKAIREGLEVRAIACASTGDTSASLAAYGAAAGLPVVVLLPRGKVSTAQLVQPIASGALVLSLDTDFDGCMAIVQRLSADGVVYLANSMNALRLEGQKTVAIEIVQQFDWTLPDWVILPSGNLGNAYALYAGFKMLKDLGLTTRFPRLCVAQAARANPLFKAWSEGRSEVVPMKAGETLASAIQIGNPVSAPRAMLALKAMDGVAEEVTEDELCDAAARADRTGMYTCPHTAVALAALEKLVKKGLVEKRQRVVVVSTANGLKFTEFKVKYHERALADVTSRLANPPVELPPDYDRVLAALDRHAAQSGKR, from the coding sequence ATGGCCTACTCTGCTGCATTCCGATGCCTGACCGGTTGCGCCGGGAGCTACCCGCTGACGCAGCCCCTCTACCGTTGCCCCACCTGCGGCGGCCTGCTCGACGTAGCCCACGACATCGACGCGCTCCGCGACCGGAGCCCCGCGACGTGGATGAAGCTCTTCGACGAGCGCTACAAGCGCACGGTGTGGCCCTACGGCTCCGGGGTCTGGGGCAAGCGGGAGTGGGTCGCTCCGCAGGTACCGGACGAGGCCATCGTGTCGATGGACGAGGGGGGCTCGAACCTGTTCTGGGCCGACCGCTACGGCCGCACGCTCGGGCTCGATGACGTCTGGGTGAAGCTCTGCGGCAACAGCCACACGGGGTCGTTCAAGGACCTCGGCATGACGGTGCTCGTCTCGGTGGTGAACAAGGCGATCCGCGAGGGCCTCGAGGTGCGCGCGATCGCGTGCGCGTCGACCGGGGACACCTCGGCGTCGCTCGCGGCGTACGGCGCGGCGGCCGGTCTGCCCGTCGTCGTGCTGCTGCCGCGGGGCAAGGTGTCGACGGCGCAGCTCGTCCAGCCGATCGCGTCGGGGGCGCTCGTCCTCTCGCTGGACACCGACTTCGACGGCTGCATGGCCATCGTGCAGCGCCTCTCGGCCGACGGCGTCGTCTACCTGGCGAACTCGATGAACGCCCTGCGGCTCGAGGGCCAGAAGACCGTGGCCATCGAGATCGTGCAGCAGTTCGACTGGACGCTGCCCGACTGGGTCATCCTCCCGAGCGGCAACCTCGGCAACGCCTACGCGCTTTACGCGGGCTTCAAGATGCTGAAGGACCTCGGCCTGACGACGCGGTTCCCGCGCCTCTGCGTGGCGCAGGCGGCGCGGGCCAACCCGCTCTTCAAGGCGTGGTCCGAGGGGCGGAGCGAGGTCGTGCCGATGAAGGCCGGGGAGACGCTGGCGAGCGCGATCCAGATCGGCAACCCGGTGAGCGCGCCGAGGGCGATGCTGGCCCTCAAGGCGATGGACGGCGTCGCCGAAGAGGTGACCGAGGACGAGCTCTGCGACGCGGCGGCCCGCGCCGATCGCACCGGGATGTACACCTGCCCGCACACGGCGGTCGCCCTCGCGGCGCTGGAGAAGCTCGTGAAGAAGGGCCTCGTGGAGAAGCGCCAGCGGGTCGTCGTGGTCTCGACAGCGAACGGCCTCAAGTTCACGGAGTTCAAGGTGAAATACCACGAGCGCGCGCTCGCGGACGTGACGAGCCGGCTCGCCAACCCGCCGGTCGAGCTGCCGCCCGACTACGACCGCGTCCTCGCCGCCCTCGACAGGCACGCCGCGCAGAGCGGCAAGCGCTGA
- a CDS encoding STAS domain-containing protein: MGDPSWQQNRRVLLIDDDEAIHEDFRRILRSDAEGSTLASPQPALLREPPARRPVRFELTSTTRGEEGLAKVREAQQSGAPYALVFVDARMPGWDGVETLSRIWKEDGAIQAVLCAADSDDSWEEIAARFGQTDNLLILAKPFGPSEVRQMAFALTEKWNQRRALAEANYKVSTQYTVTRILVESTTLAEGVPALLGALGETLGFRFAALWLGDDESKGLRCEHTWSAAPDDAIALEAATRGARFARDAGLPGRALAQGEPTWFSDLDAEADDPRARAARHAGLRFAVELPIAVRADAQVAAVLELMDAEPRAPDPGLLDVLLAIAAKAGHFIGSKRVEAALRRSEANNRALLYAIPDTILRIDSNGICLDFKASRDPRPSLRAGDLLHRHVGNVFPAHVAEQITGLVARALADEATHVFEYQEQLAGSARDYEVRIAGSDRAEAVVIVRDITERKRAEAETEARRAREEALRAQNEILAALSTPLIPISDDIVVMPLVGALDPQRTRRVQETLVRGVAARRAHVAILDITGVPRIDGPCADALLGAATAVRLLGSEVIITGLSPDVARTLVEIGVDMSGIVTHNTLQNGIASAMTSARGRRRRRRARARR, from the coding sequence ATGGGGGATCCCAGCTGGCAGCAGAACCGGCGCGTTTTGCTGATCGACGACGACGAGGCCATCCACGAGGATTTCCGCAGGATCCTCCGATCCGACGCGGAGGGCTCGACCCTCGCGAGCCCCCAGCCGGCGCTGCTCCGCGAGCCGCCCGCCCGGCGGCCGGTGAGGTTCGAGCTCACGTCCACGACCCGCGGGGAGGAGGGGCTGGCGAAGGTCCGCGAGGCGCAGCAGAGCGGCGCGCCGTACGCGCTCGTTTTCGTGGACGCGCGCATGCCGGGGTGGGACGGCGTCGAGACGCTCTCGCGCATCTGGAAGGAAGACGGCGCCATCCAGGCCGTCCTCTGCGCGGCGGACTCGGATGACTCGTGGGAGGAGATCGCCGCCCGGTTCGGGCAGACCGACAACCTCCTCATCCTCGCCAAGCCGTTCGGCCCGAGCGAGGTCCGCCAGATGGCCTTCGCGCTGACCGAGAAGTGGAACCAGCGCCGCGCCCTCGCCGAGGCCAACTACAAGGTGTCGACGCAGTACACCGTGACCAGGATCCTCGTCGAGTCGACGACGCTCGCGGAGGGCGTCCCGGCGCTCCTCGGCGCGCTCGGGGAGACGCTCGGCTTCCGGTTCGCCGCCCTGTGGCTCGGCGACGACGAGAGCAAAGGGCTGCGCTGCGAGCACACCTGGAGCGCCGCGCCCGACGACGCGATCGCGCTCGAGGCGGCGACCCGGGGCGCGCGCTTCGCCCGCGACGCCGGGCTGCCCGGCCGCGCGCTCGCCCAGGGGGAGCCGACCTGGTTCAGCGACCTCGACGCCGAGGCGGACGACCCGCGCGCGCGGGCGGCGCGGCACGCCGGCCTCCGCTTCGCGGTCGAGCTCCCCATCGCGGTCCGCGCCGACGCACAGGTCGCGGCCGTGCTGGAGCTCATGGACGCCGAGCCGCGCGCGCCCGATCCGGGGCTGCTCGACGTCCTGCTCGCGATCGCCGCCAAGGCCGGCCACTTCATCGGCAGCAAGCGCGTCGAGGCGGCCCTGCGCCGGAGCGAGGCGAACAACCGCGCGCTCCTCTACGCCATCCCCGACACGATCCTCCGGATCGACAGCAACGGCATCTGCCTGGACTTCAAGGCCTCCCGGGACCCGAGGCCGTCGCTCCGCGCGGGGGATCTCCTGCACAGGCACGTCGGCAACGTGTTCCCCGCCCACGTCGCCGAGCAGATCACCGGCCTCGTGGCGCGAGCGCTCGCGGACGAGGCGACGCACGTCTTCGAGTACCAGGAGCAGCTGGCGGGCAGCGCGCGCGACTACGAGGTCCGGATCGCCGGCAGCGATCGGGCGGAGGCGGTCGTCATCGTCCGGGACATCACGGAGCGAAAGCGCGCCGAGGCGGAGACCGAGGCGCGGCGCGCCCGGGAGGAGGCCCTCCGGGCGCAGAACGAGATCCTCGCGGCGCTGTCGACCCCGCTCATCCCGATCAGCGACGACATCGTCGTGATGCCGCTCGTCGGCGCCCTCGACCCGCAGCGGACGCGCCGCGTGCAGGAGACGCTGGTCCGCGGCGTCGCCGCCCGCCGCGCGCACGTCGCGATCCTCGACATCACCGGGGTGCCGCGGATCGACGGCCCGTGCGCCGACGCGCTCCTTGGCGCCGCGACGGCGGTGCGCCTGCTCGGCTCGGAGGTGATCATCACGGGCCTGAGCCCCGACGTGGCCAGGACGCTCGTCGAGATCGGCGTCGACATGAGCGGCATCGTCACGCACAACACCCTGCAGAACGGCATCGCCTCCGCGATGACCTCCGCGCGCGGACGTCGCCGGCGGCGCCGGGCGAGGGCGCGCCGGTAG
- the gspN gene encoding type II secretion system protein GspN, translating to MKARLIKIARWAAYPLFYLFCLGLFGYLTFPYDRLKDRLIAEFDRTQQKRGPSQAQRLEIDELDSYWFTGVEMKGVRLILPPGELGSGSRPSGAAAFASGDAAKDSAPKPSVIEIDEAHARLKILPLLIGRMRVSFWASVFGGEIEGVVPMGRSGGDVHVEVANVELAKVGPLGEILGLPIAGTLSANLDLSAPEGKFNKANGALEVSAKEVSVGDGKTKIQGLIALPEAKLGELLLSAEAKDGVLKVTKMSANGQDLELDGDGKVNMREPWNNSTADLYVRFKFTDAYRSKSDLTKSLLGAPGSSVPGLIEMQQPKMKRSKRADGFYGWHVHGPLKKPRFDPHAAESPAARGRTPGASPATTTRKPGGINMPLGASEAAPRDGEEHEPPMMPPPPPPPSTEDESPTRPPSPPPVDGEGTPPVE from the coding sequence ATGAAGGCGCGGCTCATCAAGATCGCGAGGTGGGCGGCTTATCCGCTCTTTTACCTCTTCTGTCTGGGCCTCTTCGGCTACCTCACGTTCCCCTACGACCGGCTCAAGGACCGGCTGATCGCCGAGTTCGACCGCACGCAGCAGAAGCGGGGCCCGAGCCAGGCGCAGCGCCTCGAGATCGACGAGCTCGACTCGTACTGGTTCACGGGGGTCGAGATGAAGGGCGTGCGGCTCATCCTGCCGCCGGGCGAGCTCGGCTCGGGCAGCAGGCCGAGCGGCGCCGCGGCCTTCGCCTCGGGCGACGCCGCCAAGGACAGCGCGCCGAAGCCGAGCGTCATCGAGATCGACGAGGCGCACGCGCGGCTGAAGATCCTGCCCCTCCTGATCGGGCGGATGCGGGTCTCGTTCTGGGCCAGCGTGTTCGGCGGCGAGATCGAGGGCGTGGTCCCGATGGGCCGATCGGGCGGCGACGTCCACGTCGAGGTCGCGAACGTGGAGCTCGCCAAGGTGGGTCCGCTCGGCGAGATCCTTGGCCTGCCGATCGCCGGCACGCTGAGCGCGAACCTCGATCTCAGCGCCCCCGAGGGCAAATTCAACAAGGCGAACGGCGCGCTCGAGGTCTCCGCCAAGGAGGTCTCGGTCGGCGACGGCAAGACGAAGATCCAGGGGCTCATCGCGCTCCCGGAGGCCAAGCTGGGGGAGCTGCTCCTGTCGGCGGAGGCGAAGGACGGCGTCCTCAAGGTCACGAAGATGTCCGCGAACGGCCAGGACCTCGAGCTCGACGGCGACGGCAAGGTCAACATGCGTGAGCCGTGGAACAACTCCACGGCGGATCTCTACGTGCGCTTCAAGTTCACCGATGCCTACCGATCGAAGAGCGATCTCACGAAATCGCTGCTCGGTGCGCCGGGGTCGAGCGTGCCCGGGCTGATCGAGATGCAGCAGCCCAAGATGAAGCGGTCCAAGCGAGCCGACGGCTTCTACGGCTGGCACGTCCACGGCCCGCTGAAGAAGCCCCGGTTCGACCCGCACGCGGCCGAGTCGCCCGCCGCTCGGGGCCGCACGCCTGGCGCCAGCCCGGCCACGACCACGAGGAAGCCCGGCGGCATCAACATGCCCCTCGGCGCCTCCGAGGCCGCCCCGAGGGACGGCGAGGAGCACGAGCCCCCCATGATGCCCCCGCCACCGCCCCCTCCCTCCACCGAGGACGAGTCGCCTACACGGCCGCCGTCTCCTCCGCCTGTAGACGGCGAGGGCACGCCTCCCGTTGAATAG